The region TGTTtctgtcaactttttttttctttaaaatacatccACATTATATACTTCACTATAGAATTGACAGATAGATTCTACCTGAAATTCTGCCCAAAATTTGACTATTTTTTTATTCCTCCAAAATTACATTACTTCTTTTAATTGTGCATCTTCAACATGATATTGGTCTATAAGACTTGAGAAGACATGTTTAGTCTCCAATTAACCTCCTTGTAATAGAATTGAGATTTTAAGGCACTCTCTTGTTTTGTCTGAtttgaaagaaattaatttatcTGACTATCTTCTCTGTGAGTCTGAGCCCACAAGAAGAGCAAATATGTGGTACAGCAAGTTAGAATAACAGGACATACAAATGAGCATGAATGTCACTGggttaatttcctcttttctggTCCGTTACTGGTTATTTCAGCTCTCAGTAAGGTACAAGTCAATTTTGCTGATTACTTCTAGCAGTTCTGTAGAAAATGACTTGCCTAAATATTTGAATTCTATTGAATCTCTGTCTGCATAGAACCCAAATCCTTATCTATTTCAATTTacatttgatttcattttaaaatgtaaaaatgtgaaTAATTACTATATTCAAATTGTGGGACAAATACAATAAacttctgccttttaaaaaatatgtgctttcatgtatatgtatggctgagtcccttcactgttcacctaaaactacaCAACATTGTTTATCTGCTATaccttaatacaaaataaaaacttaaaaaatatgcatatatatacacatatgtaagagtctcttgattaaggtgaaagaggagagtgaaaaagctggcttaaaactcatcattcaaaaaatgaagatcatggcatccagtctcatcacttcatgacatatagatggggaaatgatggaaatcatgaaagactttattttcttgggctctaaaatcactgcggatggtgactgcagccatgaaatgaaaaaacacttgctccttggaagaaaagctatgacaaacctagacaacttgttagaaaacagacattacttagctgacaaaggcccatctggtcatagctatggtttttccagcagccgTGTATggctgtgagacttggaccataaagaaaactgagcaccaaagaaatgacgcttttgaactgtggtgttgggagaagactcttgagtcccttctGCAATAATATCAAACTAGTcgatgctaaaggaaatcaaccctgcatattcattggaaggactgatgctgaagctgaaactccaatactttggccacctgatgccaggagctgactcattggaaaagaccctgatgctgaggaagactgaaggcaggaagagaaggggtaaCAGAtgggatgtcatcactgactcgatggacatgagtttgagcaagttctaggagatggtgaaggataaggaagcctggcgtgctgcagtccaaggggttgcaaagagtcagaccgaccgagcgactgaacaacagtgtttTGACAAACTGTTATTGGGTAGAAAGGAAACTCCAAGTCTTGGCTCCTGGCTTTCTCCCaagatttacaaaaagaaaagctaCATTCAGTAAAAAAGGGAGAGTGCAGTAGTGGATGTGAATGTGTTTTGCTTGGAAAGAGCTTTTGTTAGAAGCTGTCAAAGATGCAAATGTGGAagaggagaaatattttaaaatgttttcaactgTGTTAATCCCAATTTCCAAATTCCTCCCACCACCTCCTTTCCCCCGCTTGGtatgcatacatttgttctctacatctgtgtctctatttctgctttttggaTAAGATcagctataccatttttctagattccacatagcacagggaactctactcaatgcacTGTAATGACctgaatgggaaagaaatccaaaagggagggaatacatGTATCCATagggctgattcattttgctgtgcagtagaaattaacacactgtTGTAAagcaaagcaactgtactccaataaaaaaataatttaaactattaatttaaattaataagaCTATGTCTGGGAGAGTCTGAAAAGACCGAGTTTGTACCATGGTTCATTCAAAGAGTCAACAACTTAGCAAAAACTGAAGAGGCATGTTATGCTGGGATAGCACTGATATTGATATTTCACAATCATACTGAGTTTCTTTAtacttccagattcttttccgaATTCATAGAGTTAAGGAAACTAAGAAATTATCTTAACTTTTGTTGCAGAGATAATACCAGGACTcagttttgttagttttatttcagTACTTTCTACTCTCAAATGTTGTAGTTTTTACCGAGCTTGATAAACTTCTCTGATGAGAAAAAACTGGATGATATAGACACGTGAACAAAAGAAAAGTGCTGAAGATTTGTCTCCTTTGAGATTTGTCTCCTTATGACTCCCAAGATATTTGACACAGAAATATCCTTACCAGGATGCTCTTGCTGGTGATCTTCACAAGAGTAGCATTTACGTCAATACAGTACTTCTTACTCTCTTCCCACGTCAGGTTGTGCTTGAAGAATCCATAGCAACTGTCTCCATAGTATCGCCAGTTTGTGTCACATGGGTTGCACTTATGACCTTGAGGAGAAATCAAGCATAGGATCCCTTTCATTCTGAATTAAGTTTACATTTTCCTCATCTTCATTGTTTCCTGCATATCTCAAGATTCTTTACAgatagcatcaaaaaaaaaaaaattactccagAGTTAGGGGAGATGAAGAGGTTACCAAACCATACTTACTTTCCTTTTGGCCTGATAGTTGTATTAAATCTTGACAGACCTTCTTTACTAACAGTTTCAGAGTTCCTGAGAGATTTTCATTCTCGGCTTGTAGGTAGTTTTGCTGCATGACAGCTAGATGTAAACATTAGATAATCATTTGTAATTGGGATCAAAAGAGCAATGCAAGAAATGTCCTCTCTATGAACTTTAAATTCAGTAGAGTTGTCAATCTATGAAGTATTTACTGGATACATatgagtagtgtgtgtatgtgctcagtcactcggttgtgtccaattctttgcaacctaatggactgtaggccattaggaattcctctgtccacagaattttccaggcaagaatattggagtgggttgccatttcctcctccaggagacatATGAGTAGACGAGTGCCGAAAAGTGATCAGGGTAAAAGGGGTATGAAGAACACATTACATACTGTGCAGAATGGCAGCCgaaagttctccaaaaataaaaaaaataagagaactaTCAATACTTGAAGGCGATAATCACGCATAAGAACATGCCATGATCAAACCGTATACCCAAACCGGCTGCTTTGACCTTTCCTTGAACACAAACTTCTAAGCGCGTTTCACAGAGGTGAATGACCTCTATTATCATGCTTCCATATAATACCAGAATATTCGTTCTTGTTGTGCTCAAAGTACAGTGACATTGAAATCGATCACAGGTGGTGAATGAAACATTCTAaaatatcttatggaaaaataaacagtatgtgaacaatTATACATTATACAGATTTGTTATTGTTTAttggctcagttatgtccgactcttttgagataccatggactgcagcccaccgggctcctctgtccatggaatttcccaggcaaggatactggggcaggttattttcttctccaggggatcttcctgacccaaggattgaatctgagtcttccacattgtaggcagactctttaccatctgagccattggaGACGCCCTATTAATTCAagctaaaatttaattttaatcaaaaaGTAAAGGTCAGAATTCTCCCTTACTGAGAGCATCCTGGCCCCTAAGCATAGGATAATGGTGTGGTAACAAATATGCAAATAGTGACAATTAGGCTTGGTGACACACACCAGGACACTTAGGGATGTCACATCACTAGGAAAAAATCAATACTTACACATAAGCCCCAAAGCCACCAGCCCCACAACCATCCCCACGCATAAGACCAGCAGAGTCAAAGCCATCACACGCCACAAAGGGGAGGAAGCAGGTTCCACTGTGGGCATACAATAAAGACATCAAAGGTCAGGCAGCATGGCATAGCTATGGGACAGCACCACCCCATCCCTGCCCTGCCAGGATTCTCCAAGTGAT is a window of Muntiacus reevesi chromosome 1, mMunRee1.1, whole genome shotgun sequence DNA encoding:
- the CLEC1B gene encoding C-type lectin domain family 1 member B isoform X1 is translated as MQDEDGYVTLNIKAQKPALTSVEPASSPLWRVMALTLLVLCVGMVVGLVALGLMSVMQQNYLQAENENLSGTLKLLVKKVCQDLIQLSGQKESKYGHKCNPCDTNWRYYGDSCYGFFKHNLTWEESKKYCIDVNATLVKITSKSILQYLNNRTGLIRWIGLSRQKSSDVWRWEDGSVLSKAELQLSGTGTENMNCAYFHNGKIHPTFCENRHYLMCERKAGIVKVEQLL